One Capsicum annuum cultivar UCD-10X-F1 unplaced genomic scaffold, UCD10Xv1.1 ctg18739, whole genome shotgun sequence genomic window, ATTGCGGTGGTGACTAACAAATGTTCTCCGGCATATATTTTTAGTGTCAGGGGGAGAAGATGGAAAATGAAAAAGACGAATACACCCTTGATGGAACTGTGGATAACCACGGTCAACCTGCCGTGCGTGCAAGGACCGGAAGGTGGTTTGCTGGTGTTCTCTTACTTGGCCAGTCTactataaatttattttcttactacTTATTTGATAGTATTTTCTCATATTGATACTTTAGGTTCATTAATTAAGCGTATGTTTTTTGTTATCTCATAAGAATTTTAATTTCAGTGAATCAAGGTCTAGCTACACTAGCCTTCTTTGGGGTTGGAGTCAATTTAGTACTATTTCTGACCAGAGTTATGGGGCAAGACAATGCTGAAGCAGCCAACAATGTGAGCAAGTGGACAGGGACAGTTTATATCTTCTCCCTCTTGGGAGCTTTCCTCAGTGATTCCTACTAGGGAAGATACAAGACGTGTGCTATTTTCCGATCCATTTTTGCGGCTGTAagtgattttcaatttt contains:
- the LOC124890483 gene encoding protein NRT1/ PTR FAMILY 7.2-like, whose product is MENEKDEYTLDGTVDNHGQPAVRARTGRWFAGVLLLVNQGLATLAFFGVGVNLVLFLTRVMGQDNAEAANNVSKWTGTVYIFSLLGAFLSDSY